Proteins encoded within one genomic window of Aurantiacibacter spongiae:
- the virB11 gene encoding P-type DNA transfer ATPase VirB11: MSAGVHELTEATVAEDLPQVPSGSVYLDAYLAPFREWLDRDTVTEILVNRPGEMWVEDAASPGMTRVELPAVDDKLVQRLAEQVARISHQGINREHPLLGATLPDGARIQFCGPPATRRHWAMAIRRHRRLDLPLDAYDSGPLKPRDEAEMPDPVQQPVPFLRAAIAARKTILISGGTSTGKTTFLNAMLGEIPRDERVVLVEDTPELRLPGANGVGLVAVKGELGEAKVGPNELLQSALRLRPDRIVLGELRGAESVSFLRAINTGHPGSFSTIHANSLRGALEQLSLMVMQTGIGLTRSDTIAYAANVIDVIVQLERNDGRRGIAAIARSADIAEA; encoded by the coding sequence ATGAGCGCCGGGGTCCATGAGCTGACGGAGGCGACGGTCGCCGAAGACTTGCCGCAGGTACCCAGCGGTTCGGTCTATCTCGACGCCTATCTCGCGCCGTTCCGCGAATGGCTCGACCGCGATACCGTTACCGAAATTCTGGTCAATCGGCCGGGCGAAATGTGGGTGGAGGACGCTGCCAGCCCCGGCATGACGCGAGTGGAATTGCCGGCGGTGGACGACAAGCTGGTCCAGCGTCTCGCAGAGCAGGTTGCCCGCATCAGCCATCAGGGTATCAATCGCGAACATCCGCTTCTCGGCGCGACCCTGCCCGACGGCGCGCGCATCCAGTTCTGCGGGCCGCCCGCCACGCGGCGACACTGGGCGATGGCGATACGCCGTCACCGCCGGCTCGACCTTCCCCTGGATGCCTACGATTCCGGTCCGCTGAAACCAAGGGACGAGGCGGAGATGCCCGATCCGGTGCAGCAACCCGTTCCCTTTCTCCGCGCCGCCATCGCAGCCCGCAAGACCATTCTCATTTCAGGCGGCACCAGTACCGGGAAAACGACCTTCCTCAACGCAATGCTCGGTGAAATTCCTCGCGACGAACGTGTCGTGCTGGTCGAGGATACGCCCGAACTGCGGCTGCCGGGTGCCAATGGAGTCGGCCTGGTGGCGGTCAAGGGAGAGCTGGGAGAGGCCAAGGTCGGTCCGAACGAATTGCTGCAATCGGCCTTGCGCCTCAGGCCCGATCGTATCGTTCTGGGGGAATTGCGCGGAGCGGAAAGCGTCAGCTTCCTGCGCGCCATCAATACCGGCCACCCGGGAAGTTTCTCCACGATCCACGCCAATTCGCTACGCGGGGCGCTGGAGCAGCTCTCGCTGATGGTCATGCAGACCGGAATCGGTCTGACCCGGAGCGACACCATCGCCTATGCCGCCAACGTCATAGACGTGATCGTACAGCTCGAACGCAACGATGGCAGGCGTGGGATAGCGGCGATCGCGCGCTCGGCAGACATCGCCGAGGCTTGA
- a CDS encoding TrbI/VirB10 family protein has translation MKLAMRLPETTRQAAANDADPRDSESTEIIDLASRTSYPAVANRKGRSDALGLAAGVGFVALLGAATLWGLNASRMKEETAPGDGAVQTASVDHSAQTQAGYAPTLIDDLPGADEGTAGGYGPVADPAPSPVLAREPGGQPGYNPTANPYSSPTLVFDGGTAPTSAANAAAAAEQAMATTPEGSVVPGGGAAGEFAARVGGVGGGPAIARRDVNPATTVTQGTMIPAILETAINTDVPGFVRAVVSQDVRSFDGSRVLIPRSSRLVGQYQSGLQAGQRRAYVIWTRVIRPDGVTVSLQSPATSFDGTAGLRGDVDSHFFSRFGSAMLLSVIGGLSNLATGGASVVLGGGQSAANTALQQDGQRSPTVRVRMGEPIRVYTARDLDFGQAPRAR, from the coding sequence ATGAAACTCGCAATGCGCCTTCCTGAGACGACGCGACAGGCCGCGGCGAACGATGCCGACCCGCGCGATAGCGAATCGACCGAGATCATAGATCTGGCCAGCCGCACGTCCTATCCGGCGGTCGCCAATCGCAAGGGCAGGTCCGACGCGCTTGGTCTTGCCGCCGGCGTTGGCTTCGTCGCCCTGCTCGGTGCGGCTACCTTGTGGGGACTGAACGCGAGCCGGATGAAGGAAGAGACCGCCCCGGGCGACGGCGCTGTGCAGACCGCGTCCGTCGACCATTCCGCGCAGACCCAGGCCGGGTACGCTCCGACGCTTATTGACGATCTTCCGGGTGCAGACGAGGGCACCGCGGGGGGATACGGTCCCGTTGCCGACCCGGCGCCCAGCCCCGTGCTGGCGCGCGAACCCGGCGGTCAGCCCGGCTACAACCCGACCGCCAATCCCTATTCCTCGCCCACGCTGGTCTTCGACGGCGGGACCGCGCCGACCAGCGCGGCAAACGCTGCTGCAGCAGCCGAGCAAGCGATGGCCACGACGCCCGAAGGCAGCGTCGTTCCGGGCGGCGGCGCAGCAGGCGAGTTCGCGGCTCGCGTCGGCGGTGTCGGGGGCGGTCCCGCGATCGCACGACGCGACGTCAATCCCGCGACCACGGTGACGCAGGGAACGATGATCCCCGCCATTCTCGAAACCGCGATCAACACCGACGTGCCCGGGTTCGTCCGGGCGGTGGTCAGTCAGGATGTGCGCAGCTTCGACGGCAGCCGGGTTCTTATCCCGCGCTCCAGCCGTCTGGTCGGTCAGTACCAGTCCGGATTGCAGGCCGGTCAGCGCCGGGCCTACGTCATTTGGACGCGGGTCATCCGCCCGGACGGGGTTACAGTCAGCCTGCAGAGCCCCGCCACCAGTTTCGATGGCACCGCCGGGTTGCGGGGCGACGTCGACAGCCATTTCTTCTCGCGCTTTGGTTCGGCCATGCTGCTTTCGGTCATCGGCGGCCTGTCAAACCTTGCCACCGGCGGCGCGTCGGTGGTGCTGGGTGGCGGGCAGAGTGCCGCGAACACCGCGCTTCAGCAGGACGGTCAGCGTTCGCCGACAGTCCGCGTGCGGATGGGTGAACCGATCCGCGTCTATACCGCCCGCGACCTCGACTTCGGGCAGGCGCCGCGCGCCCGCTGA
- a CDS encoding TrbC/VirB2 family protein yields MQVLARLAAAATLLSAVAFPSGALAQDPAGSGPINAALGWMQGTLLGTVATTVAVMAVAAVGFMMLTGRMNWRFGATVILGVFIIFGAGSIVAGIQGAAVG; encoded by the coding sequence ATGCAAGTTCTTGCCCGTCTCGCCGCAGCTGCGACGCTGCTTTCAGCCGTGGCCTTCCCGTCCGGAGCGCTTGCGCAGGATCCCGCCGGTTCCGGCCCGATCAATGCCGCTCTGGGCTGGATGCAGGGTACGCTTCTGGGGACGGTCGCCACCACCGTGGCGGTGATGGCAGTGGCCGCCGTTGGCTTCATGATGCTGACGGGACGGATGAACTGGCGCTTTGGCGCGACCGTGATCCTTGGGGTCTTCATCATCTTCGGAGCCGGCTCGATCGTGGCGGGCATCCAGGGCGCGGCGGTGGGCTGA
- a CDS encoding TrbG/VirB9 family P-type conjugative transfer protein: protein MHRQSLFTACAAVAMIAGPLAAPAAADDPRMVERLYDPGQVVRVEGKVNVQSTIRFGEGEAIENVAIGDSTAWQVTPNRRANLLFVKPLEPRASTNMTVVTNRRTYLFDLVATPNMRNPLYMLTFTYPVELQPVEEPRMAEARNPGVLPNAVEVAAANDDYAVVDPASLNFDWSSEGDASLLPEEVYDDGNATFLAWPVGTPMPAILVKDHEGTEGPVNFAVRGDTIVLDLVPREIILRSGDNAATLVNNGTPSATTADGTARGA, encoded by the coding sequence ATGCATCGCCAGTCCCTGTTCACCGCCTGCGCCGCCGTCGCGATGATCGCGGGCCCGCTGGCCGCACCTGCCGCCGCGGACGATCCGCGCATGGTCGAACGTCTCTACGACCCGGGTCAGGTGGTGCGGGTGGAGGGCAAGGTGAACGTGCAATCGACCATTCGCTTCGGCGAGGGCGAGGCGATCGAAAACGTCGCCATCGGCGATTCGACCGCCTGGCAAGTGACCCCCAACCGCCGCGCCAATCTGTTGTTCGTCAAGCCGCTGGAACCGCGCGCCAGCACGAACATGACCGTCGTCACAAACCGCCGCACCTATCTGTTCGATCTGGTGGCGACGCCGAACATGCGCAACCCGCTCTACATGCTGACCTTCACCTACCCGGTCGAGCTGCAGCCTGTTGAGGAACCCCGGATGGCCGAAGCGCGAAACCCCGGGGTGCTACCCAATGCGGTAGAGGTCGCCGCGGCGAACGACGACTACGCCGTGGTCGATCCTGCCAGCCTTAACTTCGACTGGTCCAGCGAGGGCGACGCTTCGCTCCTGCCCGAGGAAGTCTATGACGATGGCAACGCGACCTTCCTCGCCTGGCCGGTAGGCACGCCCATGCCTGCCATACTGGTGAAAGATCACGAGGGTACCGAGGGGCCTGTCAACTTCGCGGTGCGCGGGGACACGATCGTCCTCGACCTGGTGCCGCGGGAAATCATCCTGCGCAGCGGCGACAACGCCGCGACGCTCGTCAACAACGGCACACCCAGCGCCACCACCGCCGACGGCACGGCCCGCGGCGCCTGA
- a CDS encoding RNA degradosome polyphosphate kinase, producing MSTVPVPAPVPTSTDPDALTLQQRYFNRELSWLAFNDRVLEEATRLDYPPLERLRFLSISGSNLDEFMMIRVAGLAGQVRTGVAETSIDGRTPRQQLAAINQRLRELEAKQQRALLDLCPLLEEAGIHIRGEDRIDDGAEEWLRQYFIDSIMPVITPQAIDPGHPFPFVANMGIGALFNLTRESDGSALVEMVLIPSALPRFIRIPGEDATYVAIERLVCRYAELLFPGFRVNGDGVFRVLRDSDIEVEEEAEDLVRFFRSAIQRRRRGQVIALEIDESFDPEAEELLRDKLGLEQAFVTKTEGMLGIAGLDCVVAEDRPDLKFTSYSPRFPERIMEHDGDAFAAIGEKDIVIHHPYESFEVVVDFLRQAARDPKVISIKQTLYRAGQQSPVISALCAAAEAGKSVTAVVELKARFDEEQNLKWAGELERSGVQVIYGFVDWKTHAKVSMIVREEEGGYRTYCHFGTGNYHPLTAKIYTDLSYFTADPAVGRDAAKLFNFVTGYVRPQKLEQLAISPVNMLEVLQADIEREIGFAREGRPAAIWAKMNSLTEQGMIDLLYDASQAGVQITLVVRGICCLRPGVPGLSENIRVKSIIGRFLEHSRIYAFGGGEELPGDKARVYISSADLMDRNLHRRVEYLLPIENATVHDQVLEQVLLANLLDTGQSWLLDGETGEYERMTHDAEGFNCHDYFMTNPSLSGRGDALKDSRVPDLSLRKGAI from the coding sequence ATGAGCACCGTTCCCGTTCCCGCACCTGTTCCCACCAGCACCGATCCCGACGCGCTCACGCTGCAACAGCGATACTTCAACCGCGAATTAAGCTGGCTCGCCTTCAACGACCGCGTATTGGAGGAGGCGACGCGACTCGATTACCCGCCGCTCGAGCGGCTGCGCTTCCTGTCCATTTCGGGCAGCAATCTCGACGAGTTCATGATGATCCGCGTCGCCGGACTTGCGGGGCAGGTTCGTACCGGCGTTGCGGAAACGTCGATCGATGGGCGTACCCCGCGCCAGCAGCTCGCTGCCATCAACCAGCGCTTGCGCGAGCTTGAGGCCAAGCAGCAAAGGGCCCTGCTCGACCTGTGCCCGCTGCTGGAAGAAGCCGGCATCCACATAAGGGGCGAGGACCGGATCGACGACGGGGCGGAGGAATGGCTGCGCCAGTACTTCATCGATTCGATCATGCCGGTCATAACTCCGCAGGCGATCGATCCCGGCCATCCCTTTCCCTTCGTTGCGAACATGGGAATCGGCGCGCTTTTCAACCTGACGCGAGAGAGCGATGGCAGCGCGCTCGTTGAAATGGTGCTGATACCATCCGCCCTGCCGCGCTTCATCAGAATTCCGGGCGAAGATGCGACCTATGTCGCGATCGAGCGGCTGGTCTGTCGTTATGCCGAACTGCTCTTCCCTGGATTCCGCGTGAACGGCGACGGTGTGTTCCGCGTACTGCGCGATAGCGACATCGAGGTGGAAGAGGAGGCAGAGGATCTGGTGCGCTTCTTCCGTAGCGCGATCCAGCGCCGCCGCCGCGGCCAGGTCATCGCGCTGGAGATCGACGAGAGTTTCGATCCCGAAGCCGAGGAATTGCTGCGCGACAAGCTGGGGCTCGAACAGGCGTTCGTGACCAAAACCGAGGGGATGCTGGGTATCGCGGGCCTGGATTGCGTGGTCGCCGAAGATCGCCCCGACCTCAAGTTCACGTCCTACTCGCCGCGCTTTCCCGAACGCATCATGGAACACGATGGCGACGCATTTGCCGCCATCGGGGAAAAGGACATCGTCATCCACCACCCGTACGAAAGTTTCGAGGTGGTGGTCGATTTCCTCCGTCAGGCCGCCCGCGATCCCAAGGTCATTTCCATCAAGCAGACGCTCTATCGCGCGGGTCAGCAATCGCCTGTGATCAGCGCCCTGTGCGCCGCGGCGGAAGCGGGGAAGTCGGTGACGGCAGTCGTCGAACTGAAGGCTCGTTTCGACGAGGAGCAGAACCTTAAATGGGCGGGAGAGCTGGAACGCTCCGGCGTGCAGGTCATCTACGGTTTCGTCGACTGGAAGACCCATGCCAAGGTCTCCATGATCGTGCGCGAGGAAGAAGGCGGGTATCGCACCTACTGCCATTTCGGCACCGGCAACTACCATCCGCTTACCGCGAAAATCTATACCGACCTGTCCTACTTCACCGCCGATCCGGCGGTGGGACGCGACGCGGCCAAGCTGTTCAATTTCGTTACCGGCTACGTCCGCCCGCAAAAGCTCGAACAGCTCGCGATCAGTCCGGTGAACATGCTGGAAGTCCTCCAGGCCGACATCGAGCGCGAAATCGGCTTCGCCCGCGAAGGCAGGCCCGCCGCGATCTGGGCAAAGATGAACTCGCTCACCGAACAGGGCATGATCGATCTGCTGTACGATGCCAGCCAGGCGGGGGTGCAGATCACGCTTGTCGTGCGCGGCATCTGCTGCCTTCGTCCCGGCGTTCCCGGCCTGTCGGAGAACATCCGCGTGAAGTCGATCATCGGCCGTTTTCTCGAGCATAGCCGGATCTATGCGTTCGGCGGGGGGGAAGAACTGCCCGGCGACAAGGCCCGTGTCTACATCTCGAGTGCCGACCTGATGGATCGCAACTTGCACCGGCGCGTCGAATACCTTCTCCCGATAGAGAATGCGACCGTTCACGATCAGGTGCTGGAGCAGGTGTTGCTCGCCAATCTTCTCGATACCGGGCAGAGCTGGCTGCTGGACGGGGAAACGGGGGAATACGAGCGCATGACGCATGACGCCGAAGGCTTCAACTGCCACGATTACTTCATGACCAACCCGTCACTCTCCGGGCGCGGCGATGCGTTGAAGGACAGCCGCGTGCCGGATCTGTCGCTACGCAAGGGAGCGATATGA
- a CDS encoding type IV secretion system protein VirB3, with protein MQLVRHPVHRALTRPQMFAGVTLNFFVINALVTVEAFLITKSWWIVPVPFVMHVIGYFACLREPRIFDLWLTKVSKCPRVKNYKRWGCNSYAA; from the coding sequence TTGCAACTTGTCCGCCACCCCGTCCACCGCGCGCTCACCCGACCGCAGATGTTCGCCGGGGTGACGCTGAATTTCTTCGTCATCAATGCACTGGTGACGGTGGAGGCGTTTCTCATCACGAAAAGCTGGTGGATCGTTCCAGTGCCATTCGTGATGCATGTCATCGGTTATTTCGCCTGCCTGCGCGAACCGCGCATCTTCGACCTGTGGCTGACGAAGGTCAGCAAGTGCCCGCGGGTAAAGAACTACAAGCGCTGGGGCTGCAACAGCTACGCCGCGTGA
- a CDS encoding tetratricopeptide repeat protein, which produces MKTSLLLGVAALLGSAAPVLAAQADQHEVAYDQIAAGEAQQAIARLEAARERMPDDPALLINLGAAYAATGNFEKAGECYRAAIASDDRYELELANGEWMDPRSAARLALRELERDMVAMR; this is translated from the coding sequence ATGAAGACGTCCCTGCTTCTGGGTGTGGCAGCCCTGCTTGGCAGCGCCGCCCCCGTCCTTGCCGCGCAGGCTGACCAGCACGAAGTGGCCTACGATCAGATCGCGGCCGGAGAAGCCCAGCAGGCGATCGCGCGCCTGGAAGCCGCGAGAGAGCGCATGCCGGATGACCCGGCGCTGCTGATCAATCTCGGCGCCGCCTACGCCGCGACGGGCAATTTCGAAAAGGCCGGTGAATGCTATCGCGCCGCAATCGCCAGCGACGACCGCTACGAGCTCGAACTCGCCAACGGCGAATGGATGGATCCGCGTAGCGCGGCACGGCTCGCCCTGCGTGAACTCGAACGTGACATGGTGGCCATGCGCTAG
- a CDS encoding type IV secretion system protein yields the protein MTNAAATCQRAMEGVGSGIGSSLRGVDCAASEMAQAAFNRLFSADGTFGPALTILLTLWIAFLGFGLITGRTRLGLSTLTPRMVTLVLVLTFATSWVAFQSVFWNLAVGAPDEIATVLMGTDGSATTIFADKLDVVMLSLMQASGDGAMDANTSFFSPPGLLWSGGTMLLLGTVGVLATCKIALAILMGLGPIFIVLALFTATRGLFTGWLKGVVMMALAPLFAVLGGSLMLELAVPVLSGISTVGGKIDVRAAMAFFMIGAVHLALMFMVLKVAATMVKGWSVFGLAANDRADERGGPDFAASQTSAFARGASDPRGLPLPASERAAGAASIARRDIRVPAATPVAANDSGPGHSTSRETRLVSAGSSRNGDSDAKAAVSRVRGVGSRFKSAPVRSTEKF from the coding sequence ATGACCAATGCAGCGGCAACCTGCCAGCGCGCGATGGAAGGCGTGGGCTCGGGCATCGGCTCGTCCCTGCGCGGGGTTGACTGCGCCGCGTCCGAAATGGCGCAAGCCGCCTTCAACCGCCTGTTCAGCGCAGACGGCACATTCGGCCCCGCCTTGACCATCCTGCTGACATTGTGGATCGCTTTTCTGGGTTTCGGCCTCATCACCGGCCGTACCCGGCTGGGTCTGTCCACGCTCACGCCGCGCATGGTGACGCTGGTGCTGGTCCTGACCTTCGCCACGAGCTGGGTCGCCTTCCAGAGCGTGTTCTGGAACCTTGCCGTCGGCGCTCCGGACGAAATCGCCACTGTCCTTATGGGCACCGATGGCAGCGCCACCACGATCTTCGCGGACAAGCTCGACGTGGTGATGCTTTCGCTGATGCAGGCGTCGGGCGATGGGGCGATGGACGCCAATACCTCGTTCTTCTCTCCGCCGGGATTACTCTGGTCGGGCGGCACCATGCTGCTGCTGGGGACGGTAGGCGTGCTGGCGACCTGCAAGATCGCGCTTGCCATCCTCATGGGCCTGGGTCCGATCTTCATCGTCCTGGCTCTGTTCACCGCCACCCGCGGGCTGTTCACGGGCTGGTTAAAGGGCGTGGTGATGATGGCGCTCGCGCCGCTTTTCGCCGTGCTCGGCGGATCGCTGATGCTGGAACTAGCGGTCCCGGTCCTGTCCGGAATCAGCACGGTTGGCGGCAAGATCGACGTGCGGGCGGCCATGGCCTTCTTCATGATCGGAGCGGTTCATCTGGCGCTGATGTTCATGGTCCTCAAGGTAGCCGCTACCATGGTGAAGGGCTGGAGCGTGTTCGGCCTGGCTGCCAATGACAGGGCGGACGAACGCGGCGGTCCCGACTTCGCTGCGTCGCAGACCAGCGCGTTCGCGCGCGGTGCTTCTGACCCTCGCGGGCTCCCATTGCCTGCGTCGGAGCGGGCAGCGGGCGCCGCGTCCATCGCACGCCGCGACATCCGCGTGCCTGCCGCAACACCGGTTGCTGCCAACGACAGCGGGCCGGGTCATTCGACAAGTCGCGAAACGCGCCTTGTCAGCGCAGGGTCATCTCGAAACGGCGATAGCGATGCGAAAGCCGCCGTCAGCCGGGTGCGGGGGGTGGGCAGCCGCTTCAAGTCCGCGCCAGTCCGATCAACGGAGAAATTCTGA
- a CDS encoding lytic transglycosylase domain-containing protein, which produces MILRGFTSAAAFVLAVLGAGSARADVLEVGDDGEARWIAGASVAAPSFAMTNAQAAALEEVPVDATALVPESAVADTAYQARIVPRAYAAKVAELAARFDLSPALIEALVWQESRWRADAVSPVGAVGLAQLMPGTARELGVNPRDPFANLEGGARYLREQLDRFDGDIERALAAYNAGPGRVIRSGGVPAITETRGYVAAVMGRLSDHSRSSDR; this is translated from the coding sequence ATGATTCTGCGTGGTTTCACGTCTGCCGCCGCATTCGTGCTGGCAGTGCTCGGCGCTGGCAGCGCCCGGGCGGACGTGCTGGAAGTAGGTGACGATGGTGAGGCGCGCTGGATCGCCGGCGCGTCCGTCGCTGCACCGAGCTTCGCCATGACGAATGCACAGGCCGCCGCGCTGGAGGAAGTCCCGGTCGATGCGACGGCTCTCGTGCCCGAATCCGCCGTCGCCGATACCGCCTACCAGGCCCGCATCGTCCCAAGGGCCTATGCTGCCAAGGTAGCCGAACTGGCCGCCCGGTTCGACCTTTCCCCCGCCCTCATCGAGGCTTTGGTGTGGCAGGAAAGCCGCTGGCGCGCCGACGCCGTTTCCCCGGTCGGGGCCGTGGGCCTGGCGCAGCTGATGCCCGGTACCGCGCGCGAGCTCGGCGTCAATCCGCGCGATCCGTTCGCCAATCTCGAGGGCGGAGCGCGGTACCTGCGCGAACAGCTCGATCGCTTCGACGGCGATATCGAGCGTGCGCTGGCCGCCTACAACGCCGGACCCGGGCGGGTGATCCGTTCAGGCGGGGTTCCGGCGATCACTGAAACACGCGGATACGTCGCGGCCGTCATGGGCCGCCTGTCCGACCACTCGCGGAGTTCCGACCGATAA
- a CDS encoding VirB4 family type IV secretion/conjugal transfer ATPase → MKTKWLGAAGWSAREAVAGDRLPYAQLVDANMLMLRDGSLMGALQVPGLLFETEDTDALNAHAATREVMLRSNLDARFVMYHHVIRRRVAVTLDARFDDPLSAHIDARWREKLSSGSLFVNDQFVTLVRRPARGKAGLAERAGKMLKRRGRDAGDIDPKDARSLRAALQALAATLGDYGAQPLGDYVGPSGNTNNELLELLSALYNGEMRPVRRPDFDTDIGNMLPYRRASFGIDAMELRGSGGADFASMLSLKDYPEATSPGLLDAMLRLPYEMVVSESYAPQERQTAREKIDLAIRRLKTADEEAMAERGEMMAARDELGAGSVGFGDHHMTVLVRESNLDRLDDATAAVAATLSDTGAIAVREDTNLEPAFWGQFPGNEQYVVRRAMISTANMASFGSLHGFALGQAEGNHWGEAVTLLQTTSATPFFFNFHHGDLGNFSVIGPSGSGKTVVMNFLAAQAQKFSPRTILFDKDRGAELFIRGIGGNYDRIRSGEPSGFNPLALPDTPANRGFLRDWLGVLLHAEGPEESATIATAVDAAYANDSSLRRLRHFRELVSGARRPQPGDLADRLSGWIEDGEHGWLFDNAEDRLDLTTRVMGFDMTALLENPKLRTPTMMYLFHRIEERLDGDPTMILIDEGWKALDDEVFAARIRDWLKTLRKRNALVGFATQSARDALDSRIATALVEQTATMVFMPNARARAEDYCEGFGLTEHELALIRSLPAHSRCFLVRQPDASVVVRLDLSGAPEVLTMLSGRESSVRRLDLLREAVGDNPAEWYPALTSRAWPGATNDDEIPGVFPDSEAAE, encoded by the coding sequence ATGAAGACCAAGTGGCTCGGAGCCGCCGGATGGAGCGCCAGGGAAGCGGTCGCCGGCGATCGCCTGCCCTACGCGCAGCTCGTCGATGCGAACATGCTGATGCTGCGCGATGGCTCGCTGATGGGTGCGTTGCAGGTACCCGGACTGCTGTTCGAGACCGAGGACACCGACGCGCTCAACGCGCACGCCGCCACGCGCGAGGTCATGCTTCGCTCCAACCTCGATGCGCGTTTCGTCATGTATCATCACGTGATCCGCCGGCGGGTGGCGGTAACGCTCGATGCGCGTTTCGACGATCCGTTGTCGGCCCATATCGATGCTCGCTGGCGCGAGAAGCTGTCGTCGGGATCGCTGTTCGTGAACGACCAGTTCGTGACATTGGTGCGCCGGCCGGCACGCGGCAAGGCCGGGCTGGCCGAACGCGCGGGCAAGATGCTCAAACGGCGCGGCAGGGATGCTGGCGATATCGACCCGAAAGACGCTCGCAGCCTGCGGGCGGCGTTGCAGGCGCTGGCCGCCACCCTGGGCGATTACGGGGCGCAGCCGCTCGGCGATTACGTCGGACCTTCGGGCAACACCAACAACGAGCTGCTGGAACTGCTTTCCGCGCTCTACAACGGGGAAATGCGCCCGGTGCGCCGACCCGACTTCGATACCGATATCGGGAACATGCTGCCCTACCGCCGCGCCAGTTTCGGCATCGACGCGATGGAACTTCGCGGTAGTGGCGGAGCCGATTTCGCTTCGATGCTGTCGCTGAAGGACTATCCGGAGGCGACCAGCCCCGGCCTGCTCGACGCGATGCTGCGCCTGCCCTACGAGATGGTGGTTTCCGAAAGCTACGCGCCACAGGAACGGCAGACCGCCCGCGAGAAGATCGACCTCGCCATCCGCCGCCTCAAGACCGCGGACGAAGAGGCGATGGCCGAACGGGGCGAGATGATGGCCGCGCGCGACGAGCTCGGTGCGGGCAGCGTGGGCTTCGGCGATCACCACATGACGGTGCTGGTGCGCGAGAGCAATCTGGACCGACTGGACGACGCCACCGCCGCCGTAGCCGCGACGCTGTCCGACACCGGCGCCATCGCGGTGCGAGAGGACACCAATCTCGAGCCTGCCTTCTGGGGTCAGTTCCCGGGAAACGAGCAGTATGTCGTGCGCCGGGCGATGATCTCCACCGCCAACATGGCGAGTTTCGGCAGCCTGCACGGGTTCGCGCTCGGCCAGGCGGAGGGCAATCACTGGGGCGAGGCGGTCACCTTGCTGCAGACGACTAGCGCGACGCCGTTCTTTTTCAACTTCCATCACGGTGATCTGGGCAATTTCTCGGTCATCGGACCGTCTGGTTCGGGCAAGACCGTGGTGATGAATTTCCTCGCCGCCCAGGCGCAGAAATTCTCGCCCCGCACCATCCTGTTCGACAAGGATCGCGGCGCGGAACTGTTCATCCGCGGGATCGGCGGCAATTACGACCGCATCCGTTCCGGCGAGCCGAGCGGCTTCAACCCGCTGGCCCTGCCCGACACGCCCGCAAACAGGGGCTTCCTGCGCGACTGGCTGGGCGTTCTGCTGCATGCCGAGGGACCGGAGGAAAGCGCGACGATCGCCACCGCGGTCGATGCCGCCTATGCCAACGATTCCTCGCTGCGGCGCCTGCGGCACTTTCGCGAACTCGTCTCCGGGGCCCGCCGACCGCAACCGGGCGACCTCGCCGATCGCCTGTCCGGCTGGATCGAAGACGGCGAGCATGGCTGGCTCTTCGATAATGCGGAGGACCGGCTCGACCTCACCACCCGCGTGATGGGCTTCGACATGACCGCGCTGCTGGAAAACCCCAAGCTGCGCACACCGACCATGATGTATCTGTTCCACCGCATAGAGGAACGGCTGGACGGGGATCCGACGATGATCCTGATCGACGAGGGCTGGAAGGCGCTGGATGACGAAGTCTTCGCCGCCCGCATTCGCGATTGGCTGAAAACCCTGCGGAAGAGAAATGCGCTCGTCGGCTTCGCGACTCAGAGCGCGCGCGACGCGCTCGATTCGCGGATCGCTACCGCGCTGGTCGAACAGACCGCCACGATGGTGTTCATGCCCAACGCCCGCGCCCGGGCGGAAGACTATTGCGAGGGCTTCGGCCTGACCGAACACGAACTGGCTCTTATCAGGTCGCTCCCCGCCCATTCCCGATGCTTCCTCGTCCGCCAACCCGACGCGAGTGTCGTCGTCCGGCTCGATCTGTCCGGCGCTCCCGAAGTCCTTACCATGCTGTCGGGCCGCGAAAGCAGCGTCCGCCGGCTCGATCTGCTGCGGGAGGCGGTGGGCGACAACCCCGCCGAATGGTATCCCGCGCTGACCAGCAGGGCGTGGCCGGGTGCGACCAACGACGATGAAATACCGGGTGTGTTCCCGGATAGCGAGGCGGCGGAATGA